From the Solibacillus sp. FSL R5-0449 genome, one window contains:
- a CDS encoding carbonic anhydrase, producing the protein MSALQTILEFNGKFVDEKQYEQYATTKYPDKKIVVLTCMDTRLVELLPKAMNLRNGDVKVVKSAGAIVNHPFGGIMRSLLVAVYELQADEVYIIGHYDCGMSAVDPNVMIGHMLERGVKQETIDVINYARFDLKEWLCGFGDVETSVLKSVDLVRTHPLMPKGVPVHGLIIDPATGKLDLVTDGTVDQK; encoded by the coding sequence ATGTCTGCATTACAAACAATTTTAGAGTTTAACGGAAAATTCGTAGATGAAAAACAATACGAGCAGTACGCTACAACAAAATATCCTGATAAAAAAATTGTTGTTTTAACATGTATGGATACGCGTTTAGTTGAATTACTGCCTAAAGCAATGAACTTGCGCAACGGGGATGTCAAAGTTGTAAAAAGTGCAGGTGCTATCGTAAATCACCCATTCGGCGGGATTATGCGTAGTTTACTTGTAGCAGTTTATGAGTTACAGGCGGATGAAGTTTACATTATCGGCCACTATGACTGCGGGATGAGTGCAGTTGATCCGAATGTCATGATTGGTCATATGCTTGAACGCGGGGTTAAACAGGAAACGATCGATGTTATCAATTACGCTCGTTTTGATTTAAAAGAATGGTTATGCGGTTTTGGGGATGTTGAAACAAGTGTACTAAAAAGTGTTGACTTAGTCAGAACACATCCATTAATGCCAAAAGGTGTTCCGGTACATGGTCTTATTATCGACCCTGCAACAGGAAAGCTGGATTTAGTTACTGACGGCACAGTCGATCAAAAATAA
- a CDS encoding GNAT family protein → MVRLIGQQCSLRTFTPSDAKGLAKLLRDNKLYWSEFEPLHRDEFYTEQVQYNKILESIHLLQSNREFSFGIFYNATGQLIGHISLYSIKRLPYSSGFIGYSMDENFTGRGIVTEAVRIVMDFAFNTLNLHRIEAYVAPPNSASIRVLEKSGFTREGLLRELLYINGKWVDHYMYAILQREYRGTIS, encoded by the coding sequence ATGGTTCGACTAATTGGGCAACAATGTTCGCTTCGCACATTTACCCCGTCCGATGCGAAAGGGTTGGCAAAATTATTAAGAGACAATAAATTGTATTGGTCCGAATTTGAGCCATTACATCGTGATGAATTTTACACTGAACAAGTACAGTATAATAAAATTTTAGAAAGCATTCATTTGCTGCAGTCAAACCGGGAGTTTTCCTTCGGCATTTTTTATAATGCGACTGGTCAGTTAATCGGACACATTTCACTTTATTCAATTAAACGTTTACCGTACTCGAGCGGTTTTATCGGCTATTCGATGGATGAGAATTTCACAGGCAGGGGGATTGTCACTGAGGCGGTACGTATAGTGATGGATTTCGCTTTTAACACATTGAATCTTCACAGAATAGAGGCCTATGTTGCACCACCAAATTCAGCTTCCATTCGTGTATTGGAAAAGTCCGGATTTACAAGAGAAGGGTTATTGCGGGAGCTGTTATATATAAACGGAAAATGGGTCGACCATTATATGTACGCTATTTTGCAGCGGGAATACAGAGGAACTATATCATAA
- a CDS encoding polyphosphate kinase, producing MKKLRDVDLSQKLEKEIYKKHLKALQYEMLNAQQFLFNNKIGLIIAFEGMDAAGKGGAIKRLTERIDPRGLLVWPISAPQPHEMRYHYMQRFWRKLPQHGQIAIFDRSWYGRVLVERIEGFAEEAEWKRAYEEINSFEKQLTDEDYIMIKFWIHIDSDEQLKRFNERAADPYKSWKLTDEDWRNREKFDLYCEAADEMFEKTDSENAPWHLIPGNNKNYARVQVLKETVAHIEKEITKRGMKLTNIFEKGNKKTTDKEKTESIDIKPKPVKSKKKKLKKQ from the coding sequence TTGAAAAAGCTAAGAGATGTGGATTTATCGCAAAAATTGGAGAAGGAAATCTATAAGAAACATTTGAAAGCTTTACAATACGAAATGCTAAACGCCCAGCAATTTTTATTCAACAATAAAATCGGCCTAATTATTGCATTTGAAGGAATGGATGCAGCAGGCAAAGGGGGAGCGATCAAGCGCCTGACAGAACGTATCGATCCGCGCGGGTTATTGGTATGGCCGATCTCCGCCCCACAGCCTCATGAGATGCGGTATCATTATATGCAACGTTTCTGGAGGAAGTTGCCGCAGCATGGACAAATCGCAATTTTCGACCGTTCGTGGTATGGGCGGGTCCTTGTAGAGCGTATCGAAGGCTTTGCGGAAGAAGCGGAATGGAAACGGGCTTATGAAGAAATCAATAGCTTCGAGAAGCAATTGACAGATGAAGATTATATAATGATTAAATTTTGGATCCATATCGATTCGGATGAACAGCTTAAACGATTTAATGAAAGAGCAGCCGATCCATATAAGTCGTGGAAATTAACAGATGAAGATTGGCGGAACCGTGAGAAATTTGATTTATACTGTGAGGCAGCCGATGAAATGTTTGAGAAAACCGATTCGGAAAATGCGCCTTGGCACTTAATACCAGGGAACAATAAAAACTACGCGCGTGTTCAAGTACTAAAAGAAACAGTTGCCCATATCGAAAAAGAAATTACAAAACGGGGCATGAAACTTACAAACATTTTCGAAAAGGGTAATAAAAAAACAACAGACAAAGAAAAAACGGAATCTATAGATATAAAGCCAAAGCCTGTAAAATCCAAAAAGAAGAAGTTGAAAAAACAGTAG
- the map gene encoding type I methionyl aminopeptidase, which yields MIVTTQEEIQAFKKIGRVCAEIREAMKAATVPGVTTKELDEIAGRMFAEAGAVSGPKGEYDFPGYTCISVNHEVAHGIPGNKVIKEGDIVNIDVSGSLNGYFADTGISFVVGEGYEDKEKLCTVAKSAFDRAMTKVKAGSKLNQIGKAVEREARDHGLTVIMNLTGHGLGKSLHEEPNHVLNYYDAWDTTIMKEGMVLAVEPFISAKAEHIVESGDGWTFITPDKSLVAQIEHSIIVTKDKPIILTTLED from the coding sequence ATGATTGTTACTACTCAAGAAGAAATCCAGGCGTTTAAAAAAATCGGACGCGTTTGTGCTGAAATTCGTGAGGCGATGAAAGCTGCGACAGTACCTGGCGTGACAACGAAAGAATTAGATGAGATTGCAGGCCGTATGTTTGCAGAAGCAGGCGCGGTTTCCGGTCCTAAAGGCGAATACGATTTTCCGGGATATACATGCATTTCAGTAAATCACGAAGTTGCACATGGTATTCCAGGGAACAAGGTCATTAAAGAAGGCGATATTGTAAACATAGATGTTTCGGGCTCTTTAAACGGTTATTTTGCAGATACAGGTATTTCATTTGTCGTTGGTGAAGGTTATGAAGATAAAGAAAAACTTTGTACTGTAGCAAAATCGGCATTTGATCGTGCGATGACAAAGGTTAAAGCAGGTTCGAAATTAAATCAAATCGGTAAAGCGGTAGAGCGTGAAGCACGTGATCACGGTTTAACAGTAATTATGAACTTAACAGGTCATGGTTTAGGGAAATCATTACACGAAGAGCCAAACCATGTATTGAATTATTACGATGCTTGGGATACAACAATCATGAAAGAAGGTATGGTGTTGGCAGTAGAGCCGTTTATTTCGGCGAAGGCTGAGCATATCGTAGAATCAGGTGACGGCTGGACATTCATTACACCGGACAAATCATTAGTTGCCCAAATTGAACACTCGATTATTGTAACAAAAGATAAACCAATCATTTTAACAACTTTGGAAGACTAA
- the thiT gene encoding energy-coupled thiamine transporter ThiT, with protein MDRKKLLMMVEIAIFAAIGLVLDQVSFKMWAQGGSISFVMVPIMLMAIRWGLTAGLTTGLLIGVMQMMFGAYIVHWLQAILDYGLAFTVVGLAAIVRKPLLEATQSLNKVKMALYIVIGALVGGALRFVSHLLAGVVFFKEYAGDDNVWAYSIIYNSTYMVPATILTAIIAVILFTSAPRLLQKVKTT; from the coding sequence ATGGACAGAAAGAAATTATTAATGATGGTGGAAATTGCAATATTTGCTGCCATCGGACTTGTATTGGATCAAGTATCCTTTAAGATGTGGGCACAAGGCGGATCGATCAGTTTTGTTATGGTACCGATTATGTTAATGGCCATTCGTTGGGGATTAACGGCAGGACTGACAACTGGCTTGCTGATCGGTGTCATGCAAATGATGTTCGGTGCGTACATTGTCCACTGGTTACAGGCAATATTAGATTACGGGCTTGCGTTTACAGTAGTAGGGTTAGCGGCAATTGTAAGAAAGCCGTTATTAGAGGCTACACAATCGCTCAATAAAGTAAAAATGGCACTTTATATTGTCATTGGAGCACTTGTTGGCGGAGCTTTAAGATTTGTTTCGCACTTGCTCGCAGGTGTCGTGTTCTTTAAAGAATATGCAGGCGATGATAATGTATGGGCCTACTCAATTATTTACAACAGTACTTATATGGTACCTGCTACTATACTTACGGCAATCATCGCAGTTATTTTATTCACATCTGCCCCTCGTTTGCTGCAAAAAGTAAAAACAACATAA
- a CDS encoding DUF4870 domain-containing protein → MDQSKGLSALSYLSFYFAPFILPLIIFIVTKDDAVKGHSKKAFISQLIPILLGILYIIYLFTSVLSLNDTLTLSFQDFFFSSHFIGFILLVVITFILAIWNLVLAIKVLR, encoded by the coding sequence GTGGATCAATCGAAAGGTTTAAGTGCATTAAGCTATTTAAGTTTTTATTTTGCACCGTTTATTTTACCGTTAATTATATTTATTGTTACGAAAGATGATGCCGTTAAAGGCCATTCTAAAAAAGCATTCATTTCCCAACTCATACCGATACTGTTAGGGATTCTGTATATTATTTACCTTTTCACTTCCGTTCTTTCCTTAAATGATACGTTGACCTTAAGTTTCCAGGATTTTTTCTTTAGTTCGCATTTTATCGGATTTATTCTTTTAGTCGTTATTACGTTCATCCTGGCGATTTGGAATTTAGTTCTAGCGATTAAAGTTTTACGTTAA
- a CDS encoding SMC family ATPase: protein MKPIKLSMTAFGPYHQKEIIDFTKLHEHGIFVVSGATGAGKTTIFDAITFALYDSGSGEDREKSLFLRSDFADESVDTEVELEFEVRGRLYRIWRKFGHDGASAKREFFEITDGVIVPAVEKFQVKLIQSKVEELIGLTQSQFNQIVMLPQGEFQKLLTSESKHKEEIFRKIFKTERFTKMVELLKEKKNIAEKHYEQAKMQQDNTIHEIRSRLPHRESELFSSLNNDVINLYQVKSALQTEQQYYEDQCTTLKGEYDASKKELQKLVKTLNEQRLLNERIEKFLIRKERLEELLHQKDKIQAEQQKLVLAKKANQIEPLEREYEKVKRQLEQAEVTLQKAKTDYERAQAQLQQATNHYQEQKQQEPLLDNYTKSISQLEQLVPIYQSINTQRENVSKLAENQKNAKQLFDKLQNEALSLKAKQQQQQAIINELEDATVTYHETYETHAVLTRKIEMAKEVAAIQMNVDSLVNQLAGKNQIADEAQQKLKNMEQQIRSNHAAFLAASLHQGEACPVCGSTEHPAIHNSEAVVIDEAALAQLRQEADRTMQSFYQVTSKLDVEKATLDQKISALQLLDAQLSKLHEYEQHLAELTAKLSKQKQQQAQLVTEKKMMAQLLESKEVLQGRIEKGQQYVIDIDKQYAQEKGKLEQSEQSLLPQFSTLDEVTQELANHQQKHHQLKAAIQNALEAMQKIQLDEKSCEVNYHHAKNLVTEKQQESLLAQKEFESALQQEGFDLETYKNALLPLNIQQQIQDAVEAYKQNVHTLSVQIAEEEPLLEGKEQADLTASEQQIHELNEQIEAHYSKMTLIQSYVEQCKETRDKLDQSAQQIESYKEKLMQVEHVYNLIRGQNDAKISFERFVQIGYLEKVTHAANERLRVLSNGQYFLKSTGRKEGNAQSGLSIDVYDSHTGQTRDVKTLSGGEKFNASLSLALGMADVIQSVQGSVHIDTMFIDEGFGTLDEEALRRAIDILIDLQQTGRLIGVISHVAELKAAMPAILQVQKLKEGYSKTEIIIK, encoded by the coding sequence ATGAAACCAATCAAATTATCGATGACAGCATTTGGACCATATCATCAAAAAGAAATCATTGATTTTACTAAACTCCATGAACATGGAATTTTTGTTGTTTCCGGTGCAACTGGAGCGGGAAAAACGACTATTTTTGATGCGATTACGTTTGCACTTTATGATTCGGGCAGTGGGGAGGATCGTGAAAAATCACTATTTTTACGCAGTGATTTTGCGGATGAATCGGTAGATACGGAAGTCGAGCTAGAATTTGAAGTGCGTGGTCGCCTTTACCGTATTTGGCGGAAATTTGGTCATGATGGTGCAAGTGCAAAGCGCGAGTTTTTTGAGATTACGGATGGGGTTATTGTACCCGCTGTTGAAAAGTTTCAAGTAAAGCTCATTCAATCAAAAGTTGAAGAACTGATCGGTCTGACACAGTCCCAATTCAATCAAATCGTCATGCTGCCACAAGGGGAATTTCAAAAGCTTCTCACATCGGAATCTAAGCATAAAGAAGAGATTTTCCGGAAGATTTTCAAAACGGAACGCTTCACGAAAATGGTGGAACTGCTGAAAGAGAAAAAGAATATTGCCGAAAAGCATTATGAACAAGCAAAGATGCAGCAGGACAATACAATCCATGAAATCCGGTCCCGACTACCGCATCGAGAATCGGAACTGTTTTCTTCGCTGAACAATGATGTCATTAATCTGTATCAAGTAAAGAGTGCTTTGCAGACAGAACAGCAATACTATGAAGATCAGTGTACCACATTAAAAGGGGAATATGATGCTTCAAAGAAGGAATTGCAAAAATTAGTTAAAACATTAAATGAACAAAGATTGTTAAATGAACGGATTGAAAAGTTTTTAATACGGAAAGAGCGCCTTGAAGAATTATTGCACCAAAAGGATAAAATACAAGCAGAACAACAGAAGCTTGTCCTTGCCAAAAAGGCGAATCAGATCGAACCGTTAGAACGTGAATATGAGAAGGTAAAACGACAGCTTGAACAAGCGGAAGTCACCTTACAAAAAGCAAAGACGGACTATGAACGTGCACAGGCACAACTTCAGCAGGCGACAAATCATTATCAGGAGCAAAAGCAGCAAGAACCATTGCTGGACAACTATACGAAATCGATTTCACAGCTCGAACAGCTTGTTCCAATTTATCAGTCGATTAATACACAACGTGAAAATGTGTCTAAGCTTGCAGAAAACCAAAAAAACGCCAAGCAGTTATTTGATAAGCTGCAAAACGAAGCATTGTCTTTGAAAGCAAAACAACAACAGCAGCAAGCCATTATAAATGAGCTGGAAGATGCGACAGTGACATACCATGAAACATATGAAACACATGCTGTATTAACACGAAAAATTGAAATGGCTAAAGAAGTAGCTGCAATACAAATGAATGTCGATTCTCTAGTAAATCAGCTTGCCGGTAAGAACCAAATTGCTGATGAAGCACAGCAAAAGCTGAAAAATATGGAGCAGCAAATACGCAGCAATCATGCAGCCTTTCTAGCAGCATCATTACACCAGGGGGAAGCCTGTCCTGTATGTGGAAGTACTGAACATCCAGCTATTCATAACAGTGAAGCGGTTGTCATTGATGAAGCTGCACTGGCACAACTGCGTCAAGAGGCCGACCGAACGATGCAAAGCTTTTACCAGGTTACTTCAAAGCTGGATGTTGAAAAGGCAACATTGGATCAGAAAATAAGTGCGCTTCAGTTACTTGATGCCCAGCTTTCAAAACTACATGAGTATGAACAGCATTTAGCAGAACTGACAGCGAAATTATCAAAGCAGAAACAGCAGCAGGCACAGCTTGTCACTGAAAAGAAAATGATGGCCCAGCTTTTGGAAAGTAAAGAAGTACTGCAAGGCCGTATTGAAAAAGGTCAGCAATACGTAATCGATATTGATAAGCAATATGCGCAGGAAAAAGGGAAGCTTGAGCAAAGTGAACAGTCATTATTGCCACAGTTTTCTACATTGGATGAAGTAACGCAAGAATTGGCAAACCACCAGCAAAAACATCACCAGTTAAAAGCTGCGATTCAAAATGCCCTTGAAGCGATGCAAAAAATCCAATTGGATGAGAAATCTTGTGAAGTGAACTATCACCATGCCAAAAATCTTGTAACAGAAAAGCAGCAGGAATCTCTTTTAGCGCAAAAAGAATTTGAATCCGCATTACAGCAGGAAGGATTCGATTTGGAAACGTATAAAAATGCATTACTGCCATTAAATATACAGCAGCAAATTCAGGATGCGGTTGAAGCATATAAGCAAAATGTCCACACATTATCTGTTCAAATTGCTGAGGAAGAACCTTTGCTCGAAGGAAAAGAACAAGCCGATTTAACGGCAAGTGAGCAACAGATTCATGAGTTGAATGAGCAGATCGAGGCACATTACTCAAAAATGACATTGATCCAGTCCTATGTTGAACAATGTAAGGAGACGCGCGATAAACTCGACCAATCTGCGCAACAGATCGAAAGCTATAAAGAGAAACTAATGCAAGTCGAACATGTTTACAATTTAATTCGTGGTCAAAATGATGCGAAAATTTCATTTGAGCGTTTTGTTCAAATTGGTTATTTGGAAAAAGTGACACATGCGGCAAATGAACGTTTGCGTGTCTTATCAAATGGCCAATACTTCCTTAAATCTACAGGTAGAAAAGAAGGAAATGCGCAAAGCGGACTCAGCATTGATGTATATGACAGCCATACAGGGCAAACGCGGGATGTAAAAACACTGTCCGGCGGTGAAAAATTCAATGCCTCCCTTTCATTGGCATTAGGAATGGCCGATGTTATTCAAAGTGTTCAAGGAAGCGTGCATATCGATACGATGTTTATCGATGAAGGCTTCGGTACTTTGGATGAAGAGGCGTTAAGAAGAGCAATCGATATATTGATCGATCTTCAGCAAACAGGCCGCTTAATTGGCGTCATTTCCCATGTAGCCGAACTAAAAGCAGCAATGCCTGCCATCTTGCAAGTGCAAAAACTCAAAGAAGGCTACAGTAAAACAGAGATTATTATTAAATAA
- a CDS encoding exonuclease SbcCD subunit D, protein MKIFHTADWHLGKIVQGVSMTKDQQFVLEQFIEEIRKEKPDVIIIAGDLYDRSVPPTDAIQLLNKTLKEILVDEKTPILAIAGNHDSATRLNFGSEFMKASGLHIVGHLEQNIDPVIMHDEYGEVHFYLVPFSEPSIVRALFDDQSITSHEAAMAKIIEQIQQSMDDTKRNIIIGHAFITKDGTPEPNTSDSERKLTIGGTECISSALFEPFCYTALGHLHQAHFVANEKIQYSGSPLKYSESEVTHNKGFLIVDLKEDGTVQIEKRKLTPVRDMRVVTGLLEDILQHKVNEDYVFVKLQDEHYVKGAAELVRTVYPNALHIERTVVYEQLEQHATTMNRVQMDDSELFELFYTEMTGKPLTDEIKEIYTDVLEQLIENEREKQEVL, encoded by the coding sequence ATGAAAATTTTCCACACAGCAGATTGGCATTTAGGAAAAATAGTACAAGGTGTATCAATGACGAAAGACCAGCAATTTGTGCTTGAACAGTTTATCGAAGAAATTAGAAAAGAAAAGCCGGATGTCATCATTATTGCCGGGGATTTATATGATCGATCTGTACCACCGACAGATGCGATCCAACTTTTAAATAAAACATTGAAAGAAATATTAGTCGATGAAAAAACACCGATTTTAGCAATCGCTGGAAATCATGATAGCGCTACACGTTTAAATTTTGGCAGTGAATTTATGAAGGCGAGCGGTTTACATATCGTCGGACATTTAGAACAGAATATCGATCCGGTCATCATGCATGATGAATATGGGGAAGTTCATTTTTATTTAGTTCCTTTTTCAGAGCCGTCAATTGTTCGGGCTTTATTTGATGATCAATCCATTACATCGCATGAAGCGGCAATGGCGAAAATCATTGAACAGATTCAGCAGTCAATGGATGATACAAAACGCAATATTATCATCGGTCATGCCTTCATTACAAAAGACGGGACGCCTGAGCCAAATACGAGTGATTCTGAACGTAAATTGACAATTGGCGGTACGGAATGTATTAGCTCAGCATTATTCGAACCATTTTGTTATACAGCGTTAGGACATTTACATCAGGCCCATTTTGTTGCAAACGAGAAAATTCAATATTCCGGATCACCCCTTAAATATTCGGAATCGGAAGTGACACATAATAAAGGATTTTTAATTGTTGATTTAAAAGAAGACGGAACAGTGCAGATCGAAAAAAGAAAACTTACACCAGTTCGGGACATGCGTGTCGTGACAGGGCTGCTTGAGGATATATTGCAGCATAAAGTAAACGAGGACTATGTATTTGTTAAACTGCAGGATGAACATTATGTGAAAGGTGCTGCCGAACTTGTCCGCACGGTTTATCCGAATGCTTTGCATATTGAACGGACGGTTGTTTATGAACAGCTGGAACAGCATGCGACAACAATGAACCGGGTTCAGATGGATGATTCGGAGCTGTTTGAACTATTTTACACGGAAATGACAGGCAAGCCTCTAACTGATGAAATTAAAGAGATTTATACAGATGTTTTAGAGCAGCTAATCGAAAATGAACGTGAAAAACAGGAGGTGCTGTAA
- a CDS encoding dipeptide ABC transporter ATP-binding protein, producing MAKKELLKVEGLKQYFPIKGGFLGRTVNHVKAVDDISFTIYEGETVSIVGESGCGKSTTGRAILRLEEPTEGSVVFQGTDITKIPKGEMRKFRKDLQIIFQDPYASINPRQTVASVLNEAMHIQNVLPPNQRRARIEQLLETVGLRPYQADRYPHEFSGGQRQRIGIARALSVDPKLIICDEAVSALDVSIQAQVLNLLEELQNEYGLTYLFISHDLGVVRHISDRIIVMYLGKIVEIADKTSLFENPQHPYTKALLSAIPVPDPDAVKNRIVLKGDVPSPIDPPQGCRFHTRCPFATDKCRTEEPALRTSSIMKDMHEAACHYMEEISAGKMAVKQ from the coding sequence ATGGCGAAAAAAGAACTGTTAAAGGTTGAGGGACTAAAACAGTACTTCCCGATTAAGGGAGGATTTTTAGGTCGAACAGTCAACCACGTAAAAGCGGTAGATGATATTTCCTTTACGATTTATGAAGGGGAGACTGTCAGTATTGTAGGGGAATCGGGTTGTGGTAAATCTACGACAGGCCGTGCAATTTTACGATTGGAAGAGCCGACAGAGGGTTCCGTAGTATTTCAGGGAACGGATATTACGAAAATCCCGAAAGGCGAAATGCGTAAATTCCGCAAAGATCTGCAAATCATCTTCCAGGACCCGTATGCGTCGATCAATCCTCGTCAGACAGTTGCAAGTGTGTTGAACGAAGCGATGCATATTCAAAATGTACTACCGCCAAATCAGCGACGTGCACGGATTGAACAACTGCTTGAAACGGTTGGTTTACGACCATATCAGGCAGACCGTTACCCGCATGAATTCTCTGGTGGTCAACGTCAGCGTATCGGTATTGCCCGTGCGTTATCGGTTGATCCAAAACTGATTATTTGTGACGAAGCTGTATCGGCACTGGACGTATCGATTCAGGCACAAGTACTGAACTTGCTGGAAGAGCTGCAAAATGAATATGGATTAACTTATTTATTCATCTCACATGACCTGGGGGTAGTACGACATATTTCGGATCGTATTATTGTAATGTACTTAGGGAAAATTGTAGAGATTGCAGATAAAACAAGCCTGTTCGAAAACCCGCAGCATCCTTATACGAAAGCATTATTATCAGCAATTCCAGTACCTGATCCGGATGCTGTGAAAAATCGTATTGTTTTAAAAGGTGATGTACCGTCACCTATCGATCCACCACAGGGCTGCCGATTCCATACACGCTGTCCATTTGCGACAGATAAGTGTAGAACGGAAGAACCTGCTTTGCGTACTTCTTCTATTATGAAGGACATGCATGAAGCGGCATGCCACTACATGGAAGAAATTTCAGCTGGTAAAATGGCTGTAAAGCAGTAA
- a CDS encoding ABC transporter ATP-binding protein, with protein MNETENILVVNNLQTSFGTDAGEVRAVDGVSFTVPKGKTIGIVGESGSGKSITSLSILRLLASNGKTKGGEVLFKGKDLLKLSEKAMRDIRGNQISMIFQEPMTSLNPVYTVGQQISETIRIHKKLDKKAAMQQSVEMLKLVGIPSPEKRVKQYPHELSGGMRQRVMIAMALACDPEILIADEPTTALDVTIQAQILELIKDLQNRLGMSVIMITHDLGVVAETCDYVAVMYAGQVVEYSDVRSLFKNPKHPYTLGLLNSLPRHDVEQEKLIPIKGMVPSPHEMPVGCRFAPRCPVAIELCHKKQPDLLNTDDNSSEQIRCWMYSEEWDGESEVTLYGEKRTVKG; from the coding sequence ATGAATGAAACGGAAAACATTTTAGTCGTAAATAATTTACAAACATCGTTCGGCACAGATGCTGGAGAAGTACGTGCTGTTGATGGTGTAAGCTTTACTGTTCCGAAAGGTAAAACAATCGGGATTGTAGGGGAATCAGGTTCTGGTAAAAGTATCACATCACTATCGATCCTGCGCTTACTTGCATCGAACGGTAAAACGAAAGGAGGCGAAGTTCTTTTTAAAGGGAAGGACTTGCTGAAGCTTTCGGAAAAAGCGATGCGTGATATTCGAGGAAACCAGATTTCTATGATTTTCCAAGAGCCGATGACATCGTTAAACCCGGTTTATACAGTAGGCCAACAGATTAGTGAAACAATCCGTATCCATAAAAAATTGGACAAAAAAGCAGCGATGCAGCAATCCGTAGAGATGCTGAAGCTTGTAGGTATTCCATCACCCGAAAAACGTGTGAAGCAATACCCGCACGAACTTTCAGGAGGAATGCGTCAACGTGTAATGATTGCGATGGCACTGGCATGTGACCCGGAAATTTTAATTGCGGATGAGCCTACAACAGCACTGGACGTAACGATTCAAGCGCAAATTCTAGAACTGATAAAGGATCTGCAAAATCGTTTAGGCATGTCTGTTATTATGATTACCCATGATTTAGGGGTAGTAGCGGAAACATGTGATTATGTGGCAGTAATGTATGCAGGACAAGTAGTAGAATACTCAGATGTCCGTTCATTATTCAAAAATCCGAAGCACCCATATACTCTAGGATTACTTAATTCCTTGCCACGTCACGATGTGGAACAGGAAAAACTGATTCCGATTAAAGGAATGGTGCCAAGCCCGCATGAAATGCCGGTAGGATGCCGTTTTGCTCCACGTTGTCCTGTTGCAATCGAGCTTTGCCATAAAAAGCAGCCGGATTTACTGAATACAGATGATAACAGTTCAGAGCAAATCCGCTGTTGGATGTATTCGGAAGAATGGGATGGAGAATCGGAGGTGACGCTATATGGCGAAAAAAGAACTGTTAAAGGTTGA